One genomic region from Reichenbachiella ulvae encodes:
- a CDS encoding NifU family protein, which translates to MDITKKEELLAKINQAITNIRPYLEADGGDVKVLDIDEDYVVSVELLGACEACPMSPMTMKAGIEEAIKRVAPEVTAIKAVNIQPAE; encoded by the coding sequence ATGGATATCACAAAAAAAGAAGAGCTTTTAGCCAAAATTAATCAGGCGATAACCAACATCAGACCCTATCTGGAAGCAGACGGTGGAGATGTCAAGGTCCTTGATATTGATGAAGACTATGTGGTGAGTGTGGAATTGTTAGGAGCGTGCGAAGCATGTCCCATGTCCCCCATGACTATGAAAGCAGGAATAGAAGAAGCCATCAAAAGAGTAGCTCCTGAGGTCACTGCAATCAAGGCTGTCAATATCCAGCCTGCCGAATAA
- a CDS encoding Mrp/NBP35 family ATP-binding protein — MKVTEKDVLKALSTVQDPDLKKDLVTLEMIKDLKVDDSQISFTVELTTPACPLKEKIKNDCLEAVEAISGDLEIKIEMTAQVTSVRGQSFTLPKVKNIIAISSGKGGVGKSTVTANLAVALAKSGAEVGVIDADIFGPSIPTMFNCEYEQPEMVQEDGKNLIVPIMQYGVKLVSIGLLTPKDNAIVWRGPMASSALKQFISDVKWGELDYLLIDLPPGTSDIHLTLVQSVPVTGAVIVTSPQKVAIADAKKGLSMFKLPQINVPVLGVVENMAYFTPEELPDNKYYIFGQDGGRELAEKEDVPFLGEIPIVQSIRESGDSGFPAVMKEGVTEDAFMNLAKSVARQVAIRNASKEKTKVVQMN, encoded by the coding sequence TTGAAAGTAACAGAAAAAGACGTACTCAAGGCCCTGTCTACCGTTCAGGATCCAGACCTCAAAAAAGATCTTGTAACCCTTGAAATGATCAAGGATTTAAAAGTAGATGACAGCCAAATAAGTTTCACTGTTGAGTTGACGACTCCTGCTTGTCCTCTCAAAGAGAAAATAAAAAATGATTGTCTGGAGGCAGTAGAAGCCATTTCGGGTGATCTAGAAATTAAAATAGAGATGACCGCTCAAGTCACCTCAGTTCGAGGGCAATCTTTCACACTTCCAAAAGTGAAAAACATCATTGCTATTTCATCTGGCAAAGGAGGTGTGGGTAAATCTACCGTTACTGCTAACCTGGCAGTTGCATTGGCGAAAAGTGGTGCAGAAGTAGGCGTAATAGATGCAGATATTTTTGGTCCATCCATCCCCACTATGTTCAACTGCGAATATGAGCAACCAGAGATGGTTCAGGAAGATGGCAAAAACCTGATCGTTCCGATTATGCAATATGGAGTGAAGCTGGTATCGATTGGTCTATTGACACCTAAAGACAATGCCATCGTATGGAGAGGACCGATGGCCAGCTCCGCATTGAAACAATTCATCTCGGATGTAAAATGGGGTGAATTAGATTACCTTTTGATTGATCTCCCTCCAGGAACTAGCGATATTCATTTGACACTGGTGCAGTCGGTTCCGGTTACAGGCGCAGTGATTGTTACCTCACCACAGAAAGTAGCGATTGCCGATGCTAAAAAAGGACTTTCAATGTTCAAGCTCCCACAGATCAATGTACCTGTACTTGGAGTCGTAGAAAATATGGCTTACTTTACTCCAGAAGAATTACCTGACAATAAGTATTACATCTTTGGTCAAGACGGAGGTAGAGAATTGGCCGAAAAAGAAGATGTACCTTTCCTTGGCGAAATCCCTATTGTACAATCAATCAGAGAAAGCGGAGATAGCGGGTTCCCAGCAGTAATGAAAGAAGGTGTAACCGAAGATGCCTTTATGAACCTTGCCAAGTCTGTAGCCAGACAAGTGGCCATTAGAAATGCTAGCAAAGAGAAAACAAAGGTGGTTCAAATGAATTAA